In a genomic window of Sarcophilus harrisii chromosome 4, mSarHar1.11, whole genome shotgun sequence:
- the DENND2D gene encoding DENN domain-containing protein 2D isoform X1 — protein MDRPGVGRVFRLLGPWMPRRSRWTVPAEETRGESRKETLENIREPSLSSYTGGPHFFEYLFVVSLKRTHSGDDYEPTITYQFPKRENLLRGQQEEEERLHGAIPLFCFPDGNEWAPLTDYPRETFSFVLTNVDGTRKIGYCRRLLPAGPGPRLPIVYCIISCIGCFGLFSKILDEVEKRHQISMAVIYPFMQGLRESAFPAPGKTVTLKSFIPDSGTEFISLTRPLDSRLEHVDLRSLLGCLNHEQILHIFASAVLERRIIFLAEDLSTLSQCIHAAAALLYPFSWAHTYIPVVPESLLATVCSPTPFMVGVQKRFIQEVLDSPMEEVLLVDLCEGTFLKSVGDEGDVLPPKLQNDILSSLAQGNSDLKTLEQVNEHVSGPFVQFFIRTVGHYASYLKRGPDGQGSFQERPFCKALPSKTSRRFVKKFVKTQLFSLFIQEAEKSRTSHAGYFRQKITEYEEQKKQKKPKEKTVK, from the exons ATGGATAGACCGGGGGTTGGCAGAGTATTCAGACTCCTGGGTCCTTGGATGCCCCGGAGATCAAGATGGACAG TTCCTGCTGAGGAAACCCGAGGAGAAAGCAGGAAGGAAACATTAGAGAATATCAGAGAGCCCTCCCTGTCCAGCTACACAGGAGGACCACACTTTTTTGAATATCTCTTTGTGGTTTCTTTGAAAAGAACCCATTCGGGGGATGATTATGAACCTACAATAACCTACCAGTTCCCAAAG CGAGAGAATCTGCTCCGGGGccagcaggaggaagaggaacgATTGCACGGGGCCATTCCTCTGTTCTGTTTCCCCGATGGCAACGAGTGGGCACCCCTCACGGATTACCCCAG GGAGACGTTTTCTTTCGTTCTAACCAATGTGGATGGGACCAGGAAGATTGGCTACTGCAGGCGACTCTTG CCTGCTGGCCCTGGCCCCCGGCTCCCGATCGTGTACTGTATCATCAGCTGCATCGGCTGCTTCGGCTTGTTCTCCAAG ATCCTGGATGAGGTGGAAAAGCGGCACCAGATCTCCATGGCCGTGATCTATCCATTCATGCAGGGTCTCCGGGAGTCTGCCTTCCCCGCTCCCGGGAAGACGGTCACCCTCAAGAGCTTCATCCCTGACTCTGGCACGGAG TTCATCTCCCTGACGCGACCCTTGGACTCCCGCCTGGAGCATGTGGATCTCCGATCCCTGTTGGGATGCCTTAACCACGAGCAGATCCTACACATCTTCGCCTCTGCGGTCCTCGAGAGACGGATTATCTTCCTGGCCGAGGACCTCAG CACCCTGTCCCAGTGCATCCACGCTGCCGCCGCGCTGCTCTACCCCTTCAGCTGGGCCCACACCTACATCCCTGTGGTCCCCGAGAGCCTTCTGGCCACTGTCTGCTCTCCCACTCCCTTCATGGTCGGCGTTCAAAAGCGATTTATTCAGGAGGTTCTGGACAGCCCTATGGAAGAG GTTCTTCTGGTGGATCTGTGTGAAGGCACCTTCTTAAAATCG GTTGGAGATGAAGGGGATGTCTTACCCCCCAAGCTGCAGAATGATATTTTGTCTTCTCTTGCCCAGGGGAATAGTGACCTAAAGA CTTTGGAGCAGGTCAATGAGCACGTCTCGGGACCCTTTGTGCAGTTCTTCATCCGGACGGTGGGCCACTATGCCTCTTACCTCAAACGGGGGCCAGATGGGCAAGGCAGCTTCCAGGAGAGACCCTTCTGTAAGGCCCTGCCTTCTAAAACAAGCCGCCGGTTTGTGAAGAAATTTGTAAAGACGCaactgttttcccttttcatccagGAAGCAGAGAAGAGCAGGACATCTCATGCAG GATACTTCCGACAGAAAATCACTGAATATGAGGaacagaagaaacagaagaaaccAAAGGAAAAGACTGTGAAATAA
- the DENND2D gene encoding DENN domain-containing protein 2D isoform X2: MDGLSRRLRASLRLKRRSWVPAEETRGESRKETLENIREPSLSSYTGGPHFFEYLFVVSLKRTHSGDDYEPTITYQFPKRENLLRGQQEEEERLHGAIPLFCFPDGNEWAPLTDYPRETFSFVLTNVDGTRKIGYCRRLLPAGPGPRLPIVYCIISCIGCFGLFSKILDEVEKRHQISMAVIYPFMQGLRESAFPAPGKTVTLKSFIPDSGTEFISLTRPLDSRLEHVDLRSLLGCLNHEQILHIFASAVLERRIIFLAEDLSTLSQCIHAAAALLYPFSWAHTYIPVVPESLLATVCSPTPFMVGVQKRFIQEVLDSPMEEVLLVDLCEGTFLKSVGDEGDVLPPKLQNDILSSLAQGNSDLKTLEQVNEHVSGPFVQFFIRTVGHYASYLKRGPDGQGSFQERPFCKALPSKTSRRFVKKFVKTQLFSLFIQEAEKSRTSHAGYFRQKITEYEEQKKQKKPKEKTVK; encoded by the exons ATGGACGGGCTCAGCCGCCGCCTCCGAGCCAGCCTGAGACTGAAGCGCCGCAGCTGGG TTCCTGCTGAGGAAACCCGAGGAGAAAGCAGGAAGGAAACATTAGAGAATATCAGAGAGCCCTCCCTGTCCAGCTACACAGGAGGACCACACTTTTTTGAATATCTCTTTGTGGTTTCTTTGAAAAGAACCCATTCGGGGGATGATTATGAACCTACAATAACCTACCAGTTCCCAAAG CGAGAGAATCTGCTCCGGGGccagcaggaggaagaggaacgATTGCACGGGGCCATTCCTCTGTTCTGTTTCCCCGATGGCAACGAGTGGGCACCCCTCACGGATTACCCCAG GGAGACGTTTTCTTTCGTTCTAACCAATGTGGATGGGACCAGGAAGATTGGCTACTGCAGGCGACTCTTG CCTGCTGGCCCTGGCCCCCGGCTCCCGATCGTGTACTGTATCATCAGCTGCATCGGCTGCTTCGGCTTGTTCTCCAAG ATCCTGGATGAGGTGGAAAAGCGGCACCAGATCTCCATGGCCGTGATCTATCCATTCATGCAGGGTCTCCGGGAGTCTGCCTTCCCCGCTCCCGGGAAGACGGTCACCCTCAAGAGCTTCATCCCTGACTCTGGCACGGAG TTCATCTCCCTGACGCGACCCTTGGACTCCCGCCTGGAGCATGTGGATCTCCGATCCCTGTTGGGATGCCTTAACCACGAGCAGATCCTACACATCTTCGCCTCTGCGGTCCTCGAGAGACGGATTATCTTCCTGGCCGAGGACCTCAG CACCCTGTCCCAGTGCATCCACGCTGCCGCCGCGCTGCTCTACCCCTTCAGCTGGGCCCACACCTACATCCCTGTGGTCCCCGAGAGCCTTCTGGCCACTGTCTGCTCTCCCACTCCCTTCATGGTCGGCGTTCAAAAGCGATTTATTCAGGAGGTTCTGGACAGCCCTATGGAAGAG GTTCTTCTGGTGGATCTGTGTGAAGGCACCTTCTTAAAATCG GTTGGAGATGAAGGGGATGTCTTACCCCCCAAGCTGCAGAATGATATTTTGTCTTCTCTTGCCCAGGGGAATAGTGACCTAAAGA CTTTGGAGCAGGTCAATGAGCACGTCTCGGGACCCTTTGTGCAGTTCTTCATCCGGACGGTGGGCCACTATGCCTCTTACCTCAAACGGGGGCCAGATGGGCAAGGCAGCTTCCAGGAGAGACCCTTCTGTAAGGCCCTGCCTTCTAAAACAAGCCGCCGGTTTGTGAAGAAATTTGTAAAGACGCaactgttttcccttttcatccagGAAGCAGAGAAGAGCAGGACATCTCATGCAG GATACTTCCGACAGAAAATCACTGAATATGAGGaacagaagaaacagaagaaaccAAAGGAAAAGACTGTGAAATAA